The following proteins come from a genomic window of Nostoc sp. TCL26-01:
- a CDS encoding DUF433 domain-containing protein produces MPVVAAKSYVEYSNHAYWVEGTRISLDSIVYAFQGGLSPESIVQSFELLTLEQVYGAIAFYLANRVEIDAYLAAEEAAFDAMPQPLQTTAPALYNKLISAKSVNQQVRS; encoded by the coding sequence ATGCCAGTTGTTGCTGCCAAATCTTATGTAGAGTATAGCAATCATGCTTACTGGGTTGAAGGAACTCGGATTTCTCTTGACTCAATTGTTTATGCTTTCCAGGGTGGATTATCACCTGAAAGTATTGTTCAATCTTTTGAGTTACTCACATTGGAACAAGTTTATGGAGCGATCGCTTTCTATTTAGCTAATCGTGTGGAAATAGATGCCTACTTAGCAGCAGAGGAAGCAGCTTTTGATGCTATGCCCCAACCTCTACAAACAACTGCTCCTGCTTTGTACAATAAGCTAATATCAGCTAAATCAGTAAATCAGCAAGTGAGATCGTGA
- a CDS encoding MIP/aquaporin family protein, which produces MQSLRKHYAEYLMEAGELGIFMIAAAVVTAIFEHPSSLVRQTISEPVLRRFFIGLAMGLTAIGIIYSPWGKQSGAHINPVVTLTFFRLGKIEFWDAVFYVLAQFVGGLLGLLLAVRILRGAIAHPTVNYIVTIPGTNGVIGAFLAELLISFGVMLMILVVSNHPKLAPLTGICAGVLITIYITVEAPLSGMSMNPTRTLASAIPSHNWTAIWVYFTAPLLGMLSAAEVYVRLKGKRAVRCAKLHHHNNKRCIFRCGYSHPEADYRSLLSDKLPNS; this is translated from the coding sequence ATGCAGTCACTACGGAAACACTATGCTGAATACTTGATGGAAGCTGGGGAACTGGGCATTTTTATGATTGCTGCGGCGGTGGTGACGGCGATATTTGAGCATCCCAGTTCGCTTGTTCGTCAAACGATTTCAGAACCAGTTTTACGACGGTTCTTCATTGGTTTAGCAATGGGATTGACGGCTATTGGGATTATTTACTCACCTTGGGGTAAGCAATCAGGCGCACATATCAATCCGGTGGTCACGTTAACTTTTTTCCGTCTCGGTAAGATTGAATTTTGGGATGCTGTATTTTACGTTTTAGCTCAGTTTGTTGGTGGATTACTGGGATTGCTATTAGCGGTGAGGATTTTAAGAGGAGCGATCGCCCATCCTACTGTCAATTATATTGTCACAATTCCTGGTACAAATGGCGTAATAGGGGCATTTTTGGCAGAACTGCTCATTTCTTTTGGTGTGATGCTGATGATTTTAGTTGTCTCAAATCACCCTAAGCTAGCACCATTGACAGGGATCTGTGCTGGAGTGCTGATTACAATTTACATTACCGTAGAAGCACCATTGTCGGGTATGAGCATGAATCCAACTCGGACTTTAGCCTCGGCAATTCCCTCCCATAATTGGACTGCTATCTGGGTTTATTTCACTGCACCACTTTTAGGGATGCTTTCGGCTGCTGAAGTTTATGTCAGGCTGAAAGGGAAAAGGGCTGTACGTTGTGCTAAACTACATCACCATAACAACAAACGTTGTATCTTTCGTTGTGGCTATAGTCACCCAGAAGCAGATTATAGATCGTTGTTGAGTGATAAGTTACCTAATTCTTAG
- a CDS encoding DUF1257 domain-containing protein, protein MSHFSTLRTKITDAEILKASLRDLGISVKTEADVRGYNGQRVRSDIVAVLDGEYDLGWSRNSDGSFDLIADLWGVAKKHNQTELINSINQKYAVNKTLAEVKQRGLQNANVKLVLQ, encoded by the coding sequence ATGTCTCACTTTAGCACTCTTCGCACCAAAATCACCGATGCCGAAATCCTCAAAGCTTCCCTACGTGACCTGGGTATCAGCGTAAAAACAGAAGCTGATGTTCGTGGTTACAACGGTCAGCGCGTTCGTTCAGACATCGTAGCAGTTTTGGACGGCGAATATGACCTCGGCTGGTCTCGCAACAGCGATGGTTCCTTCGACCTCATTGCTGACTTGTGGGGTGTTGCTAAAAAACACAACCAAACCGAGTTAATCAACTCTATTAACCAAAAATACGCAGTTAACAAAACCTTGGCTGAAGTAAAACAGCGCGGTTTGCAAAACGCCAATGTGAAGTTGGTATTGCAATAA
- a CDS encoding amylo-alpha-1,6-glucosidase, translating to MCMEFGREICGNLENAESREWLVTNGIGGYASGTIAGLLTRRYHGLLVSALQPPLGRTLMLTKLDEIALYDTRFYSLSTNRWADGIVSPHGYQHIESFTLEGTVPVWRFAVADALLEKRVWMQQGANTTYVQYTLRRGTRSLKLQLKALINYRDYHGDTRNNGWQMSIEAVEQGICVIAYPGAVPFYLLSDGGIASPVDNWYYGFDLTVERYRGLSDQEDHLHAATFEVTLNPGETLTFVASTDQQPDLNGEAALKRRHNFEQKLIGVWKSHQPLDAPDSPAWINHLVLAADQFIVDRSVPADPYGKTIIAGYHWFGDWGRDTMISLPGLTLATGRPEVARSILRTFSRYVDQGMLPNRFPDAGETPEYNTVDATLWYFEAIRAYHNTTRDDDLLIELFPVLIDIINWHCRGTRYNIHLDATDGLLYAGESGVQLTWMDAKVGDWVVTPRIGKPVEVNALWYNALRIMAKFARLLGKPHQEYEAMADRAKSRFDRFWNDDLGYCYDVIDSPDGDDLSLRPNQILAVSLTESPLTPTQQRSVVEACGRMLLTSHGLRSLSADHPQYQGKYGGNQYQRDGAYHQGTVWGWLLGAFVTAHLRVYKNPQQARQFLQPMANHLTAHGLGSLSEIFDGDAPMIPRGCMAQAWTVAEVLRAWVATES from the coding sequence ATGTGTATGGAATTTGGGCGGGAAATCTGCGGTAATCTGGAAAATGCAGAATCAAGGGAATGGTTAGTCACTAACGGTATTGGTGGTTATGCTTCGGGAACGATCGCAGGTTTATTGACACGCCGCTATCATGGCTTACTAGTATCGGCATTGCAACCACCTCTAGGTCGTACCCTAATGCTGACAAAATTAGATGAAATTGCCCTCTATGATACTCGCTTTTATTCTCTCAGCACGAACCGTTGGGCAGATGGTATTGTCAGTCCTCACGGTTATCAACATATAGAAAGTTTTACTTTGGAAGGTACAGTTCCCGTTTGGCGTTTCGCTGTTGCTGATGCTTTGTTAGAAAAACGGGTATGGATGCAGCAGGGAGCTAATACAACTTATGTGCAGTATACTCTGCGTCGGGGTACGCGATCGCTAAAGTTGCAGCTGAAAGCATTGATTAATTACCGCGATTATCACGGTGACACCCGAAACAACGGTTGGCAAATGTCTATTGAAGCGGTGGAACAAGGGATTTGTGTAATTGCTTATCCCGGTGCTGTACCATTTTATTTGCTAAGTGATGGCGGTATTGCGTCGCCTGTTGACAATTGGTACTATGGCTTTGACCTAACAGTGGAACGCTACCGGGGATTGAGTGATCAAGAAGACCATCTCCACGCTGCTACCTTTGAGGTGACACTTAATCCTGGGGAAACACTCACATTTGTTGCTAGTACTGACCAACAACCAGACTTGAATGGTGAAGCAGCTCTCAAACGCCGGCACAATTTTGAGCAGAAGTTAATTGGTGTCTGGAAATCTCACCAACCCCTCGACGCACCCGATTCTCCAGCCTGGATTAACCATTTAGTTTTAGCTGCTGACCAGTTCATTGTAGATCGTTCCGTACCAGCAGATCCTTACGGCAAAACTATCATCGCTGGTTATCACTGGTTTGGTGACTGGGGACGAGATACGATGATTAGTCTACCCGGTTTAACCTTAGCTACTGGTCGTCCAGAAGTTGCACGTTCGATTCTTCGCACCTTCTCTAGATATGTAGACCAAGGAATGTTGCCTAATCGTTTTCCTGATGCGGGTGAGACACCAGAATATAATACAGTTGATGCAACTCTCTGGTATTTTGAAGCTATTCGGGCTTATCACAACACCACTAGGGATGATGATTTACTGATAGAATTATTCCCCGTACTGATAGATATTATTAACTGGCATTGTCGCGGTACACGCTACAATATTCACCTCGATGCTACCGATGGTTTACTGTATGCAGGGGAATCAGGTGTGCAACTAACTTGGATGGATGCCAAGGTGGGAGACTGGGTGGTAACACCTCGCATTGGTAAACCAGTCGAGGTCAATGCTCTGTGGTATAATGCCCTACGGATAATGGCTAAATTTGCTCGTCTGTTGGGTAAGCCTCACCAAGAATACGAGGCAATGGCTGACCGTGCTAAGTCTAGATTTGATCGCTTCTGGAATGATGATCTGGGTTATTGTTATGACGTGATAGACAGTCCCGATGGTGATGATTTATCGTTGCGTCCTAATCAAATCTTGGCTGTGTCCTTAACAGAAAGTCCGCTAACACCTACCCAGCAAAGGAGTGTAGTGGAAGCTTGTGGGCGGATGCTGTTGACTTCTCATGGGTTGCGATCGCTTTCTGCCGACCATCCCCAGTATCAGGGAAAATACGGTGGTAACCAGTATCAACGTGATGGAGCTTACCATCAGGGAACCGTCTGGGGTTGGTTGCTGGGTGCATTTGTCACAGCACACCTGCGTGTCTACAAAAATCCTCAACAGGCGCGGCAATTTTTACAACCAATGGCTAATCATCTTACAGCACATGGTCTTGGTAGTCTCAGCGAAATTTTTGATGGTGATGCACCAATGATTCCACGAGGATGTATGGCCCAAGCTTGGACAGTTGCAGAGGTTTTGCGTGCTTGGGTAGCTACAGAGAGTTGA
- a CDS encoding SDR family NAD(P)-dependent oxidoreductase has translation MKLDGKVALVTGSSQGIGQGIVLRLAQAGASVVINYRSHPEGAEETLAKIEAVGGNCHMAQCPKSQGYTLQADLSSVDDARELITESVNHFGKLDILVNNAGIEKHAPFWEVTEADYDAVMNVNLKGVFFATQAFVQHLMATKRTGKIINISSVHEELPFPNFTAYCASKGGMKMLTRNLAVELGALGITINNVAPGAIETPINDKLLNNPEKLGALLQNIPLGRLGQPQDVASLVTFLASSDADYITGSTFFVDGGLLWNYQEQ, from the coding sequence ATGAAATTAGATGGAAAAGTTGCTCTAGTTACTGGTAGTAGTCAAGGAATTGGACAGGGAATTGTTCTGCGTCTAGCGCAAGCAGGAGCAAGTGTTGTAATTAACTATCGCTCTCATCCAGAAGGAGCAGAAGAAACCTTAGCCAAGATAGAAGCTGTTGGTGGTAATTGTCATATGGCTCAGTGTCCCAAATCACAGGGTTATACACTCCAAGCAGATTTGAGTAGTGTGGATGATGCACGTGAACTGATTACAGAAAGTGTTAACCATTTTGGCAAGTTAGACATCTTAGTTAATAATGCCGGTATTGAAAAACACGCGCCATTTTGGGAAGTGACAGAAGCAGATTATGATGCGGTGATGAATGTCAATTTAAAAGGTGTTTTCTTCGCTACTCAAGCTTTTGTGCAACACCTGATGGCGACTAAACGGACTGGAAAAATTATCAATATTAGTTCAGTCCATGAAGAACTACCATTTCCTAATTTCACTGCTTATTGTGCTAGCAAAGGTGGGATGAAAATGCTCACTCGCAACTTAGCAGTTGAGTTGGGTGCATTGGGTATCACAATTAATAATGTCGCGCCAGGCGCAATAGAAACTCCCATCAATGACAAGTTGTTAAACAACCCAGAAAAGTTAGGCGCACTATTACAAAATATCCCTCTAGGTCGTTTGGGTCAACCACAAGATGTTGCTTCTTTGGTGACATTTCTTGCTTCTTCTGATGCTGACTACATTACCGGTAGCACTTTCTTTGTCGATGGTGGACTACTTTGGAATTATCAAGAGCAGTAG
- a CDS encoding nucleotidyl transferase AbiEii/AbiGii toxin family protein, translating to MSEYLTKGDSPRFKSTKNSHKFRHIETNIEVDIVPFGEIGEPNQQIVWSDSGNSMNVLGFTEALQYAKIIKIDDLEIPVIDTPAFIVLKIFAWGDRGEGTNKDLEDIEFILLKYEDDERVYAELAEELADGVVEFLDANIYLLGQDIYRIVQEKTLFELNILLDKLIKSLNVDQPGSFGYRLKVLQAGIISLSSKM from the coding sequence ATGAGTGAATATCTAACCAAAGGTGATTCTCCTCGCTTTAAGTCTACAAAAAATTCCCATAAATTTAGACATATTGAAACTAACATTGAAGTTGATATTGTACCTTTTGGCGAAATTGGTGAACCTAATCAACAAATTGTTTGGTCTGATAGTGGTAATTCTATGAATGTTTTGGGGTTTACTGAAGCTCTACAATATGCTAAAATTATTAAGATTGATGATTTAGAAATCCCAGTTATTGATACGCCAGCTTTTATAGTTCTTAAGATTTTTGCTTGGGGAGATCGTGGGGAAGGTACTAACAAAGATTTAGAAGATATTGAATTTATTTTATTAAAATATGAAGATGATGAGCGCGTTTACGCTGAATTAGCAGAGGAACTTGCTGATGGAGTAGTTGAATTTCTTGATGCAAATATATACTTGCTTGGACAAGATATTTACAGAATAGTTCAAGAAAAAACTCTATTCGAGCTAAATATATTATTAGATAAACTGATTAAAAGCTTAAATGTTGATCAGCCTGGTTCTTTCGGTTATAGGTTAAAAGTCTTGCAGGCAGGTATTATTTCCCTATCCTCAAAAATGTGA
- a CDS encoding NAD-dependent epimerase/dehydratase family protein translates to MKVLVIGGDGYCGWATALYLSNRGYEVGILDSLVRRHWDNELGIETLTPIAPIQQRLQRWQDLTGKSIDLFIGDITNYEFLQKALHQFEPNAIVHFGEQRSAPFSMIDREHAVVTQVNNVVGTLNLLYAMKEDFPDCHLVKLGTMGEYGTPNIDIEEGYITIEHNGRKDTLPYPKQPGSMYHLSKVHDSHNIHFACRIWGLRATDLNQGVVYGVLTEETGMDELLINRLDYDGVFGTALNRFCIQAAIGHPLTVYGKGGQTRGFLDIRDTVRCVELAIANPAPSGEFRVFNQFTEQFSVGDLALMVKKAGNSLGLNVEINNLDNPRVEKEEHYFNAKNTKLLDLGLQPHYLSDSLLDSLLNFAVRYQKRVDKKQILPKVSWHR, encoded by the coding sequence ATGAAAGTCCTAGTTATTGGTGGCGATGGGTATTGCGGTTGGGCAACCGCACTTTATCTTTCTAATCGCGGTTATGAAGTTGGAATATTAGATAGTTTGGTGCGTCGGCACTGGGATAATGAACTGGGTATTGAAACTCTGACCCCGATCGCACCAATTCAGCAACGTCTCCAGCGCTGGCAAGATTTAACGGGTAAATCCATTGATTTATTCATTGGTGATATTACCAATTATGAATTTCTCCAGAAGGCGTTGCATCAATTTGAGCCAAATGCGATCGTGCATTTTGGAGAACAGCGTTCAGCGCCGTTTTCGATGATTGACCGTGAACACGCAGTTGTGACTCAGGTCAATAATGTCGTCGGCACATTAAACTTGCTGTATGCGATGAAAGAGGATTTTCCCGATTGTCACTTGGTAAAGTTGGGAACAATGGGGGAATACGGCACACCTAATATCGATATTGAAGAAGGTTATATCACGATTGAACATAATGGGCGCAAAGATACCTTACCTTATCCCAAGCAGCCTGGTTCGATGTACCACTTGAGCAAAGTTCATGATAGTCATAATATCCACTTTGCTTGCCGGATTTGGGGATTGCGGGCAACTGACTTAAATCAAGGTGTGGTTTACGGTGTCCTGACTGAAGAAACAGGGATGGACGAACTGTTGATTAACCGACTAGATTATGATGGTGTGTTTGGCACAGCCTTGAATCGTTTCTGTATTCAAGCGGCGATTGGACATCCGTTGACTGTTTACGGTAAAGGTGGACAGACTCGCGGATTTTTGGATATTCGAGATACTGTGCGATGTGTTGAATTAGCGATCGCTAATCCTGCTCCATCGGGCGAATTTCGCGTATTTAACCAGTTTACCGAACAATTTAGCGTTGGTGACTTAGCATTAATGGTGAAAAAAGCAGGTAATTCTTTGGGATTGAACGTAGAAATCAATAACTTGGATAACCCCAGAGTTGAGAAGGAAGAACATTACTTCAACGCTAAAAACACCAAACTACTTGATTTAGGCTTACAACCTCATTACCTCTCTGATTCCTTACTCGATTCTCTGTTGAATTTTGCGGTTAGGTATCAGAAAAGAGTTGATAAAAAACAGATTTTGCCCAAAGTCTCTTGGCATAGATAG
- a CDS encoding ketosteroid isomerase family protein, with translation MTVAASLSSTDLSVTEPTILQYFATLNAGDFLATAGLFAAEGVMYPPLESGIVGRDAIATYLQQEAQDIKAEPHQSLTENLENGQVQVQVTGKVQTSWCGVNVLWLFTLNQEQQILDAQIKLLASPQELLALRRSQ, from the coding sequence ATGACAGTAGCAGCATCTCTATCTAGCACGGATTTAAGCGTAACAGAACCTACCATATTGCAATACTTTGCCACTCTTAACGCTGGAGATTTTCTAGCAACTGCTGGCTTATTTGCGGCTGAGGGTGTGATGTATCCGCCCTTGGAATCTGGTATTGTCGGCAGAGATGCGATCGCTACTTATTTACAGCAAGAAGCTCAAGACATCAAAGCTGAACCACATCAAAGCCTCACCGAAAATCTAGAAAACGGACAAGTTCAAGTACAGGTGACAGGCAAAGTTCAAACTTCTTGGTGTGGTGTTAATGTGTTGTGGCTATTCACACTCAACCAAGAACAACAAATCCTCGATGCTCAAATTAAACTCTTAGCTTCTCCCCAAGAGTTATTAGCTTTGCGTCGTAGTCAATGA
- a CDS encoding type IV toxin-antitoxin system AbiEi family antitoxin: protein MPPKNPLFQKCLTYLESLPNIQATIQGEPYFSSEVLADGQLIINTSHKTANYICEIKTGLTNDVIEQVAEYFTNLGKRLKHGQRPLLVTHNLSSLVVEQLLEKNIEFIDIEGNIYLNSPEIYIVVRNQVSRNNTHKSLEITPATLQVMYALLKQPKFISIERDFDEKIADIAGVTPKTVKNTLKKLQELDYIRHKHGGYEIIDYVKLLERWELGYSEKLRAKLLLGTFSPIGKRNFSEVETDLKKYADVYGYLIGGELAASIITEYIRPISATLHLNKNVDERQIVVNLKLKPDAEGNVVLLQSIGNDNYQKNDFKASKDNLVNPLLIHAELVWTGNSRLKETAQIIYEQYIKT, encoded by the coding sequence ATGCCTCCAAAAAACCCACTGTTCCAAAAATGTCTGACTTACCTTGAATCACTGCCTAATATTCAAGCTACGATTCAGGGAGAACCTTATTTTTCCAGCGAAGTTTTAGCAGATGGGCAGTTAATAATTAATACTTCTCATAAAACTGCAAATTATATATGTGAAATTAAAACTGGACTTACCAACGATGTAATTGAACAAGTTGCAGAATATTTTACAAATTTAGGTAAAAGACTAAAGCATGGACAAAGACCTTTACTCGTTACACACAATTTATCTAGCTTAGTTGTCGAGCAACTTTTAGAAAAAAACATTGAATTTATTGATATTGAGGGAAATATTTATCTTAATAGCCCAGAAATTTATATAGTAGTTCGCAATCAAGTTTCTAGAAACAATACACATAAATCTTTAGAAATTACTCCTGCTACATTGCAAGTCATGTATGCTTTGCTTAAGCAACCAAAATTTATTTCGATAGAGCGTGATTTCGATGAGAAAATTGCCGACATCGCTGGTGTTACCCCCAAAACAGTGAAAAATACACTTAAAAAACTACAAGAGTTAGATTATATTAGACATAAACATGGAGGATATGAAATTATCGATTATGTTAAACTTTTGGAGCGATGGGAGTTAGGATACTCTGAAAAGTTGCGTGCAAAATTACTGCTTGGCACATTTAGTCCTATTGGAAAACGAAACTTCTCAGAAGTTGAAACTGATCTGAAAAAGTATGCAGATGTATACGGTTATTTAATAGGTGGAGAACTTGCTGCTTCAATAATAACTGAATATATTCGCCCTATTAGTGCAACATTACACCTCAATAAAAACGTCGATGAACGTCAGATAGTAGTCAATCTCAAATTAAAGCCTGATGCTGAGGGCAATGTTGTATTGCTTCAAAGTATTGGTAATGATAACTACCAGAAAAATGACTTCAAAGCATCAAAAGATAATCTTGTTAACCCATTGCTAATTCATGCAGAGTTAGTTTGGACTGGCAATAGTCGATTAAAAGAAACTGCTCAAATAATTTACGAGCAATACATTAAAACATAA
- a CDS encoding chlorite dismutase family protein: protein MKNRYSFIGGKQGIWRVLEARGILGESLELVDRLNVVNDAVTNLPLDSLWILQGFSSNIRYAVRDEINVLQSVQPVLNRSEAILAVLIPIKKSAQWWEMPQDERRAIFEEQSHHTANGLEYLPGVARRLLHCRDIEEPFDFLTWFEFAPEHSSAFDELLLRMRATKEWEYVEREVEIRLQRDEIT, encoded by the coding sequence ATGAAAAATAGATATTCGTTTATTGGTGGTAAGCAAGGTATATGGCGAGTATTAGAGGCGCGAGGTATTTTGGGAGAGAGTTTAGAGCTTGTTGACAGACTTAATGTGGTGAATGATGCTGTTACGAACTTGCCATTGGATAGTTTATGGATTTTACAAGGTTTTAGCAGCAATATTCGCTATGCTGTCCGTGATGAAATCAATGTTCTTCAATCTGTGCAGCCTGTGCTAAATCGCTCGGAAGCTATTTTAGCAGTGTTGATCCCCATTAAAAAATCTGCTCAGTGGTGGGAAATGCCACAAGATGAGAGGCGAGCGATTTTTGAGGAACAATCACATCACACAGCTAATGGTTTAGAGTATTTACCTGGGGTTGCACGTCGGTTGCTACACTGTCGTGATATCGAGGAACCATTTGATTTTCTCACATGGTTTGAATTCGCACCAGAACACAGCAGCGCCTTTGATGAATTGTTGTTACGAATGCGTGCCACTAAAGAATGGGAGTATGTAGAACGCGAAGTAGAGATTCGTTTACAGCGTGATGAGATAACGTAA
- a CDS encoding DUF5615 family PIN-like protein produces the protein MSICYQADADLNQVIVTGVLRREPKIDFQTAFFADLKGVKDSEVLAIAAQQKRILVSHDRKTMPTEFAKFITNNQSSGVIIVSRKLSIEVVIEELLLIWTVSSADEWIDRIAKLPL, from the coding sequence GTGAGTATTTGTTACCAAGCCGATGCTGACTTGAATCAGGTAATTGTCACAGGCGTTTTGCGGCGAGAGCCGAAAATTGATTTTCAAACCGCCTTTTTTGCTGATTTAAAAGGTGTGAAAGATTCAGAAGTATTAGCGATCGCTGCACAACAAAAGCGTATTCTCGTCAGCCATGATCGTAAAACAATGCCAACAGAATTTGCTAAATTTATTACTAACAATCAGAGTTCAGGAGTTATCATCGTCTCTAGGAAATTATCGATAGAAGTTGTTATTGAGGAACTATTACTGATTTGGACAGTATCGAGTGCAGACGAGTGGATTGATCGGATTGCAAAACTGCCTCTGTGA
- a CDS encoding AAA family ATPase — protein sequence MKEELNILIQAQYPLIYLVTSEEERAEQAISTIAQVLRPQRRVYVWTVTHGIVEYGQPRNVNQHNTVSPEAAIEWIIRQKEPGIFILKDLHPFIDAPATTRSLRDAIASFKGMQKNIILMSPMQQVPIELEKEVVVLDFQLPDMAELNKVLTHHLDQNRGRRLTTEAREKLLRAALGLTRDESEKVYRKAQVTTGRLTEEEVDIVLSEKKQLIRRNGILEYIEEDETIDAVGGLEELKKWLKQRSNAFTERAREYGLPQPKGMLILGVPGCGKSLIAKTTSRLWGLPLLRLDMGRVYDGSMVGRSEANLRNALKTAESISPAILFIDELDKSFAGSAGSGDSDGGTSSRIFGSFLTWMQDKKSPVFVMATANRVERLPGEFLRKGRFDEIFFVDLPTPEERRDIFYIHLSKRREDITRFDLEQLAKMSDGFSGAEIEQALIAAMYEAFAQDREFTQLDIIAALKATLPLSRTMQEQVTALRDWARQRARPAASSVAEYQRMEF from the coding sequence ATGAAAGAAGAGCTCAACATTCTCATCCAAGCTCAATACCCACTAATCTACCTTGTGACATCCGAGGAAGAACGGGCAGAGCAAGCAATTTCCACAATCGCCCAAGTGTTAAGACCCCAACGCCGAGTATATGTTTGGACAGTAACTCATGGCATCGTGGAGTATGGTCAACCCCGTAATGTGAACCAGCACAATACCGTTTCCCCAGAGGCGGCGATTGAGTGGATTATCCGGCAGAAAGAACCTGGTATATTTATTCTTAAAGATTTACATCCATTTATTGATGCTCCTGCTACCACAAGGTCATTACGGGATGCGATCGCCAGTTTCAAAGGTATGCAAAAGAACATCATTTTGATGTCACCAATGCAGCAAGTACCCATAGAACTGGAAAAAGAGGTAGTGGTTCTAGATTTTCAACTGCCAGACATGGCAGAGTTAAACAAAGTCTTAACTCACCACTTAGATCAAAATCGGGGACGCAGATTGACCACAGAAGCGCGAGAAAAGCTCCTCAGAGCAGCTTTGGGCTTAACCAGAGATGAATCTGAGAAAGTGTATCGCAAAGCGCAGGTCACAACAGGACGGCTGACAGAAGAAGAAGTAGATATAGTTCTATCCGAGAAAAAGCAACTAATTCGGCGTAATGGTATACTAGAATACATCGAAGAAGATGAAACCATTGATGCTGTAGGTGGTTTAGAAGAACTAAAAAAATGGCTCAAACAACGCTCTAATGCTTTTACAGAAAGAGCAAGAGAGTATGGTTTACCCCAACCAAAAGGGATGTTAATTCTCGGAGTTCCCGGTTGTGGTAAATCATTAATCGCCAAAACAACATCCCGCCTATGGGGTTTACCATTGTTGCGTTTAGACATGGGGCGAGTTTACGACGGCTCGATGGTAGGCCGAAGTGAAGCAAATCTGCGTAATGCCCTCAAGACAGCAGAATCTATTTCACCAGCGATTCTGTTTATTGACGAATTGGATAAATCCTTTGCTGGCAGTGCCGGTTCTGGAGATTCCGACGGCGGCACGTCTAGTAGAATCTTTGGTTCTTTCCTCACATGGATGCAAGATAAGAAATCTCCAGTGTTCGTCATGGCTACTGCCAACCGAGTTGAACGCTTACCTGGAGAGTTTTTGAGGAAGGGGCGTTTTGACGAAATCTTTTTTGTAGATTTGCCTACTCCTGAAGAACGGCGTGATATTTTCTACATTCATCTCAGCAAACGCCGCGAAGACATCACCCGGTTTGATTTGGAGCAATTAGCCAAGATGTCGGATGGATTCTCAGGAGCAGAAATAGAACAAGCGCTGATTGCGGCAATGTACGAAGCTTTTGCCCAAGACCGCGAGTTTACCCAATTAGATATTATTGCTGCCTTGAAAGCAACCTTGCCCCTGTCTCGCACGATGCAAGAACAGGTAACAGCCCTTAGAGACTGGGCTAGACAGCGAGCAAGGCCCGCAGCATCCTCCGTTGCTGAATATCAGCGAATGGAGTTTTAA